From Eremothecium sinecaudum strain ATCC 58844 chromosome V, complete sequence, a single genomic window includes:
- the NTO1 gene encoding Nto1p (Syntenic homolog of Ashbya gossypii ACR193C; Syntenic homolog of Saccharomyces cerevisiae YPR031W (NTO1)), translated as MSNGNLPLRTRDEGPALREEKHYTDLYPDLDHHELLPILMNENKDRLKSEHNESEATEERNQIIHNKLPHVKQIIFNNKVTIEPLGPQLKKSLVRFCKVTVPQLSGNYRVSKQYQKYGYRTGQSLFDKGAKYLPYMKRTDHLIENENDYFASISPALRDFRVEYDMDEQDDLYLKFLNETRLKGSKKQLDYEIFEIVMTVLEVEWFSLEKKIPQRPSTALTSNTHEFQAAKAHYELYGSDDGTGYANDQPCAVCGGTDSDNTNAIVFCDGCDVAVHQECYGVVFIPEGQWLCRRCMISKRSKINCLFCPSNTGAFKQTDTGSWGHVICGIWIPELIFANLHYMEPIEGIDLVPKSRWRLNCYICKQKNGACIQCANKNCFTAFHVTCAKRAGLYMDFGGCTVLEAASKNFRQGTKLESFCDKHSPVGWGNCELGIMKTRAYFQNIAEMKVQESQREQQPHNDNEIRNRWKTNRSTPIAPHLFLDTVKQVLDTIGISQSEKIAIDMCKYWSMKRELKRGAPLVRKFDPSSFNTLSTSELEERAQFVDILLKDINKLEDIASLIVQRQTAAMLKDEANEIIDNIAFHPVRYILRNNLRHLWDTRDFKIIKEYDGGFSNVLERIENDNYKSIAEFLKDIRSIMNNLSAQKDIPAQVRKSLTIFERQFNKKSAKIEDLDIHKLLSRDFRIERDRIEEVEWMGPILMEEEGLSDVEVEELTPAQERILKSFLR; from the coding sequence ATGTCCAATGGTAATTTGCCATTAAGAACTAGAGATGAAGGTCCTGCATTGCGGGAAGAGAAGCATTATACAGACTTATATCCGGATCTTGATCATCATGAATTGTTGCCAATATTAATGAACGAGAATAAAGATAGACTGAAATCGGAGCATAATGAATCAGAAGCAACTGAAGAAAGAAATCAGATAATTCATAACAAATTACCCCATGTAAAGCAGATAATTTTTAACAACAAGGTTACCATAGAACCTCTAGGACCACAGTTAAAGAAAAGTTTGGTACGGTTTTGTAAAGTAACCGTACCACAATTAAGCGGTAATTATAGAGTGTCTAAACAATACCAGAAGTACGGGTACAGGACTGGACAGTCTCTTTTTGATAAAGGTGCTAAATATCTACCTTATATGAAAAGAACCGACCATCTCATAGAAAATGAGAATGATTATTTTGCCAGCATTTCTCCAGCTTTAAGAGATTTTAGGGTTGAGTATGACATGGATGAACAGGATGACCTATATCTTAAATTCCTAAATGAAACGCGGTTAAAGGGTTCTAAGAAGCAGCTTGACTACGAAATTTTTGAGATTGTGATGACTGTATTGGAAGTTGAATGGTTTTCTCTGGAGAAGAAGATTCCACAACGTCCTTCTACAGCGCTTACATCTAACACACATGAATTCCAAGCGGCAAAAGCACATTACGAATTATATGGGTCGGACGACGGAACTGGCTACGCTAATGACCAGCCCTGTGCAGTTTGCGGAGGAACTGACTCTGACAATACCAACGCGATTGTGTTTTGCGATGGATGTGATGTTGCTGTTCATCAAGAGTGCTATGGCGTTGTTTTTATTCCGGAAGGACAATGGCTCTGTCGCCGATGCATGATATCGAAGAGAAGCAAAATTAACTGCTTGTTTTGTCCAAGTAATACAGGGGCTTTCAAACAAACGGATACTGGATCTTGGGGGCACGTTATTTGTGGTATATGGATCCCTGAACTAATATTTGCAAACTTGCACTACATGGAACCAATAGAGGGCATAGATTTAGTACCAAAAAGTCGATGGCGACTAAATTGTTATATTTGTAAACAAAAGAATGGCGCGTGTATACAATGCGCAAATAAAAATTGCTTCACAGCATTTCACGTAACTTGCGCTAAAAGAGCTGGACTGTACATGGACTTTGGAGGCTGCACCGTGTTAGAAGCTGCTTCAAAAAATTTTAGGCAAGGCACGAAGCTAGAGAGCTTTTGTGATAAGCATTCCCCAGTTGGATGGGGGAATTGCGAGTTAGGTATTATGAAGACAAGAGCATATTTCCAAAATATTGCAGAAATGAAGGTTCAGGAAAGCCAGCGAGAACAGCAACCTCATAACGATAATGAAATACGCAATCGCTGGAAGACTAATAGGAGTACACCTATAGCGCCCCACCTATTTCTTGATACTGTAAAACAGGTTTTGGATACTATTGGGATTTCTCAATCTGAAAAAATAGCTATAGATATGTGCAAGTACTGGTCGATGAAGAGGGAACTTAAGAGGGGTGCACCACTAGTCAGGAAATTTGATCCAAGCTCCTTTAACACGCTGAGCACCTCGGAGCTAGAAGAAAGAGCCCAATTTGTTGACATTTTACTTAAAGATATTAATAAACTTGAAGATATTGCAAGTCTTATTGTACAGCGCCAAACTGCTGCAATGTTGAAGGATGAAGCTAATGAAATAATTGACAACATTGCATTTCATCCTGTCAGGTACATCCTCCGCAATAATTTGCGGCATTTATGGGATACCAGAGACTTCAAGATAATTAAAGAATATGATGGAGGCTTTAGTAACGTTTTGGAAAGAATTGAGAATGATAACTACAAAAGCATTGCCGAGTTTTTAAAGGATATTAGAAGCATTATGAATAACTTAAGTGCGCAAAAAGATATTCCGGCTCAAGTAAGAAAGTCACTAACTATTTTTGAGAGGCAATTCAATAAAAAGTCTGCCAAGATAGAGGATTTAGATATACATAAGCTCTTATCGCGAGATTTTAGAATTGAGCGAGACAGAATTGAGGAAGTCGAGTGGATGGGACCGATTCTTatggaagaagaaggacTGAGTGATGTagaagttgaagaattAACTCCCGCTCAGGAGAGGATACTGAAATCCTTTTTAAGGTAA